Proteins encoded in a region of the Neodiprion lecontei isolate iyNeoLeco1 chromosome 5, iyNeoLeco1.1, whole genome shotgun sequence genome:
- the LOC107224195 gene encoding major facilitator superfamily domain-containing protein 12 isoform X1 codes for MDISGERIPLVEGKMSRTVRVSYALGHVFNDLAAAMWFSYTLLYLQRIVLFEPVTAGAMLLLGQIVDALMTPVFGILVDRYGSKKAWHVLGSVLVSLSFPVIFGTFLDVRNPSATFVYVASISVFQTGWAAVQISHLSMIPALARSQLARTDLTAIRYSAQVGAAVTVFVVTWIILPTQGDSVVQVTINDAYKFRNIVIICTVIGVTASVCFHVFLKARHLEDGCIPQSLQSDKNGDRSPLRNASLASRRYWSGTTLLLRVALLYVASRLFITLAMVYLPLYIEESAVGGKEALATVPLASYLASFVAALCLKHMNRSCGTKACYLIGALIGILASLIIEFAGSSTGVVYLVAVLIGSGSSITMVTSLSVTAELIGPRTERSALVYSVVTFLDKVVTGLVVILIEKLYCQEYFKLWSVEIHIAFLLDTSHMITMFCDEILLGRLQIMVCEMLGQGFVPQLLPGHLVSRLCSLDAPGTSRVSVCREMSDLTAKLPSNYAQPLRVSPLRYYRIQHQLPGQVLRVKSLPGNQLLDDNYNCTPNLLLEN; via the exons ATGGACATTAGCGGTGAGCGGATACCTTTGGTGGAGGGAAAGATGTCGAGGACAGTCAGGGTGTCTTACGCCCTCGGTCACGTATTCAATGACCTGGCAGCCGCGATGTGGTTCTCATACACGCTCCTCTATCTCCAGAGGATAGTTCTTTTCGAGCCGGTAACTGCGGGCGCGATGCTTTTGCTGG GGCAAATCGTGGACGCACTTATGACACCGGTCTTCGGCATCCTGGTAGATCGCTACGGCAGTAAAAAAGCTTGGCACGTGTTGGGCTCGGTCTTGGTCAGCCTGAGCTTCCCCGTGATCTTCGGGACGTTCTTGGACGTAAGAAATCCATCCGCGACCTTCGTCTACGTTGCCAGTATATCCGTATTTCAAACCGGATGGGCCGCCGTTCAGATATCGCACCTTTCGATGATCCCTGCTCTCGCCAGATCTCAGCTGGCCAGAACCGATCTAACAGCAATAAG ATACTCGGCCCAGGTTGGCGCGGCTGTAACAGTCTTCGTGGTGACCTGGATAATCCTTCCAACCCAGGGTGACTCGGTTGTCCAGGTGACGATAAACGACGCGTACAAATTTCGG AACATCGTGATAATCTGCACTGTGATCGGAGTGACGGCGAGTGTCTGCTTCCACGTCTTCCTCAAGGCGAGACACCTGGAGGACGGCTGCATCCCGCAGAGTCTGCAGAGTGACAAGAACGGCGATCGATCACCGCTGAGGAACGCGTCCTTGGCTAGTCGAAGGTACTGGTCAGGAACTACCCTCCTTTTAAGGGTGGCCCTCCTCTACGTCGCGAGCCGGCTATTCATCACCCTCGCGATGGTCTACCTGCCACTTTACATCGAGGAGTCCGCCGTTGGTGGAAAAGAAGCTCTGGCCACCGTTCCATTGGCTTCATATCTCGCCTCCTTCGTCGCGGCGCTTTGCCTGAAGCACATGAACAGGTCCTGCGGCACTAAG GCCTGTTATCTCATCGGAGCACTGATCGGTATCCTGGCCTCCTTGATCATAGAATTCGCCGGAAGCAGCACGGGGGTCGTTTACCTTGTGGCCGTTTTGATTGGGAGCGGAAGTTCCATCACCATGGTCACGTCTCTCAGCGTGACCGCTGAACTGATCGGACCACGAACGGAACGCAGTGCTCTTGTCTACTCGGTAGTGACGTTCTTGGACAAAGTGGTCACTGGGCTGGTGGTGATACTCATCGAGAAATT ATACTGtcaagaatatttcaaattatggTCTGTGGAAATTCACATTGCATTTTTACTGGATACCTCCCACATGATTACGATGTTTTGTGATGAAATACTGTTGGGACGACTCCAAATTATGGTCTGT GAGATGCTTGGACAAGGGTTTGTGCCCCAGCTACTACCGGGACACCTTGTCAGTCGTTTGTGCAGCCTCGATGCTCCTGGGACTTCTCGCGTTAGCGTCTGTCGCGAGATGTCTGACTTGACGGCCAAGCTTCCTTCCAATTATGCACAACCCCTGAGAGTCAGCCCTCTGCGTTATTACCGAATTCAGCACCAATTACCTGGCCAAGTCCTCCGTGTCAAAAGCCTGCCAGGGAATCAACTACTCGACGACAATTACAACTGCACCCCGAATTTATTATTAGAAAATTGA
- the LOC107224195 gene encoding major facilitator superfamily domain-containing protein 12 isoform X2 has translation MDISGERIPLVEGKMSRTVRVSYALGHVFNDLAAAMWFSYTLLYLQRIVLFEPVTAGAMLLLGQIVDALMTPVFGILVDRYGSKKAWHVLGSVLVSLSFPVIFGTFLDVRNPSATFVYVASISVFQTGWAAVQISHLSMIPALARSQLARTDLTAIRYSAQVGAAVTVFVVTWIILPTQGDSVVQVTINDAYKFRNIVIICTVIGVTASVCFHVFLKARHLEDGCIPQSLQSDKNGDRSPLRNASLASRRYWSGTTLLLRVALLYVASRLFITLAMVYLPLYIEESAVGGKEALATVPLASYLASFVAALCLKHMNRSCGTKACYLIGALIGILASLIIEFAGSSTGVVYLVAVLIGSGSSITMVTSLSVTAELIGPRTERSALVYSVVTFLDKVVTGLVVILIEKLRCLDKGLCPSYYRDTLSVVCAASMLLGLLALASVARCLT, from the exons ATGGACATTAGCGGTGAGCGGATACCTTTGGTGGAGGGAAAGATGTCGAGGACAGTCAGGGTGTCTTACGCCCTCGGTCACGTATTCAATGACCTGGCAGCCGCGATGTGGTTCTCATACACGCTCCTCTATCTCCAGAGGATAGTTCTTTTCGAGCCGGTAACTGCGGGCGCGATGCTTTTGCTGG GGCAAATCGTGGACGCACTTATGACACCGGTCTTCGGCATCCTGGTAGATCGCTACGGCAGTAAAAAAGCTTGGCACGTGTTGGGCTCGGTCTTGGTCAGCCTGAGCTTCCCCGTGATCTTCGGGACGTTCTTGGACGTAAGAAATCCATCCGCGACCTTCGTCTACGTTGCCAGTATATCCGTATTTCAAACCGGATGGGCCGCCGTTCAGATATCGCACCTTTCGATGATCCCTGCTCTCGCCAGATCTCAGCTGGCCAGAACCGATCTAACAGCAATAAG ATACTCGGCCCAGGTTGGCGCGGCTGTAACAGTCTTCGTGGTGACCTGGATAATCCTTCCAACCCAGGGTGACTCGGTTGTCCAGGTGACGATAAACGACGCGTACAAATTTCGG AACATCGTGATAATCTGCACTGTGATCGGAGTGACGGCGAGTGTCTGCTTCCACGTCTTCCTCAAGGCGAGACACCTGGAGGACGGCTGCATCCCGCAGAGTCTGCAGAGTGACAAGAACGGCGATCGATCACCGCTGAGGAACGCGTCCTTGGCTAGTCGAAGGTACTGGTCAGGAACTACCCTCCTTTTAAGGGTGGCCCTCCTCTACGTCGCGAGCCGGCTATTCATCACCCTCGCGATGGTCTACCTGCCACTTTACATCGAGGAGTCCGCCGTTGGTGGAAAAGAAGCTCTGGCCACCGTTCCATTGGCTTCATATCTCGCCTCCTTCGTCGCGGCGCTTTGCCTGAAGCACATGAACAGGTCCTGCGGCACTAAG GCCTGTTATCTCATCGGAGCACTGATCGGTATCCTGGCCTCCTTGATCATAGAATTCGCCGGAAGCAGCACGGGGGTCGTTTACCTTGTGGCCGTTTTGATTGGGAGCGGAAGTTCCATCACCATGGTCACGTCTCTCAGCGTGACCGCTGAACTGATCGGACCACGAACGGAACGCAGTGCTCTTGTCTACTCGGTAGTGACGTTCTTGGACAAAGTGGTCACTGGGCTGGTGGTGATACTCATCGAGAAATT GAGATGCTTGGACAAGGGTTTGTGCCCCAGCTACTACCGGGACACCTTGTCAGTCGTTTGTGCAGCCTCGATGCTCCTGGGACTTCTCGCGTTAGCGTCTGTCGCGAGATGTCTGACTTGA
- the LOC107224189 gene encoding tryptophan-rich protein TspO, translating into MGESKPHKIWLLIVAIILPNAGGWVGAALWQDKDWFENEVVQPSWRPPNWLFPVAWTIIYTLMGIASYYVWKESPSKEKLYLPLGVYCLQLIFNWFWTPFFFIWHLILVSLIDIVILWVLIVVMIYLFFRVSKKSALMLAPYIIWVTIATALNANYYHLNKDL; encoded by the exons ATGGGCGAGTCGAAGCCGCACAAAATTTGGCTGCTCATAGTTGCCATTATCTTGCCAAACGCTGGCGGATGGGTCGGAGCTGCTCTATGGCAAGACAAGGACTGGTTCGAG AACGAGGTTGTGCAACCGTCATGGAGGCCACCAAACTGGCTTTTCCCAGTCGCTTGGACGATAATTTACACATTGATGGGCATCGCTTCTTACTATGTATGGAAAGAATCGCCGAGTAAGGAGAAGCTTTACCTTCCGCTCGGAGTTTACTGTCTACAACTGATCTTCAACTGGTTCTGGACGCCGTTCTTTTTCATCTGGCATCTCATCCTCGTG TCGCTGATCGACATCGTGATCCTGTGGGTGCTGATCGTTGTCATGATCTACCTGTTCTTCAGGGTTTCAAAGAAGTCAGCGTTAATGCTGGCCCCGTACATCATTTGGGTAACGATCGCGACTGCTCTGAACGCGAACTATTATCACCTTAACAAGGATCTCTAA
- the LOC107224193 gene encoding tryptophan-rich sensory protein, which produces MGEKKPDNIWIFLVAVVLPNAGGLVGASLWQDRDWFENEVTHPSWRPPNWLFPVAWTLIYSLMGIGSYYVWKHGEGKNLWIALGVYCVQLILNWFWTPFFFVWHLLLWSLVVIVILWVLIALTIYVFYRVNVKAACFLIPYIAWVTVATGLNSHYYHLNKDL; this is translated from the exons ATGGGCGAAAAGAAACCGGACAACATTTGGATATTCCTCGTTGCCGTTGTGCTACCAAATGCCGGCGGATTGGTTGGAGCCTCTCTCTGGCAGGACAGAGATTGGTTTGAG AACGAAGTAACGCACCCGTCATGGAGGCCACCAAACTGGCTTTTCCCAGTCGCTTGGACGTTGATATACTCTCTAATGGGGATCGGATCGTACTACGTCTGGAAGCATGGCGAGGGTAAAAACCTCTGGATCGCGCTCGGAGTTTACTGCGTTCAGCTGATCCTCAACTGGTTCTGGACGCCGTTCTTCTTCGTCTGGCATCTTTTGCTCTGG TCGCTGGTCGTGATCGTGATCCTGTGGGTGCTGATCGCCCTTACGATCTACGTGTTCTACAGGGTGAACGTAAAAGCGGCGTGCTTCCTGATTCCCTACATCGCCTGGGTCACAGTGGCTACCGGTCTCAACTCTCATTATTATCACCTCAATAAGGACCTCtga
- the LOC107224192 gene encoding tryptophan-rich protein TspO: MEEKRADNVWIFLAAIVVPNLGGWVGFSFWTENEQFENRIGHPSWRFPNWIFPIVWTVMYTLMGIASYYVWKEGQDRKKLWIPFAAYTCQLIVNWFWTPLFFIWVLVLAALINIVILWVIVFVTIVLFYRVTRKAALFMIPYLVWVTILIAQTSHYHYINPEL, translated from the exons ATGGAAGAGAAAAGAGCCGATAATGTCTGGATTTTCCTTGCCGCCATTGTGGTGCCGAATCTTGGTGGTTGGGTCGGCTTTTCCTTCTGGACGGAAAATGAACAGTTTGAG AATCGCATCGGTCATCCATCATGGAGGTTTCCAAATTGGATATTCCCCATAGTTTGGACGGTCATGTACACGCTGATGGGAATTGCGTCGTATTACGTGTGGAAGGAAGGACAGGATAGGAAAAAGCTCTGGATACCTTTCGCAGCGTACACTTGTCAACTGATCGTCAACTGGTTTTGGACCCCGCTCTTTTTTATCTGGGTTTTAGTACTTGCG gCCCTGATCAATATCGTTATCCTGTGGGTCATAGTCTTCGTTACGATCGTTCTATTCTACAGGGTTACAAGGAAGGCAGCGCTTTTCATGATACCTTATCTCGTTTGGGTCACGATTCTCATAGCGCAAACTTCGCACTACCATTACATCAACCCGGAACTATGA